The genomic stretch GGAAGACAAGATCGCGGGCTACTACGGTGGTGGCAAACTCTATGCCGGCAACCGTCAGGAACCCAAACTCTGACGATCCCTCCGCCACGCGCACCTCTGCGGGACCAAGACCCCGCTGGGGCGCTCATTAAGTCGAAACCACAACCAAGGAGATACTCGCCATGTCTCATGACGATTTTGAAATAGAGCCCGTTGAGGGGCTCCCCGCCGAGCCCCCGAAGGGCGAAAATATCCTCTGGCAAGGCCGTCCCGACTGGTGGCGTCTTGCAGTGGAATCTCTGAACGTGAAATGGGTTGCGGGGTATTTCATCCTGCTGGCCGTGTGGCGGTTCGTCTCACAACTGGATCTTTTGCCACTGGGTCAGGCAATCGGTGCGGCAGTGCCCTTTTTGATACTGGGCCTTGTGACCTGTGGCATGCTGACACTCGTGGCCGTCGCCCAAGCGCGCGCCACGGTCTACACCATCACCGATGCGCGCGTTGCCATGCGCATCGGCGCAGCCCTGAATGTGACACTGAACATTCCCTACACACAGGTCGGCAATGCGATGCTGGATCTGCGCCCCGGTAAAACAGGGACCATCGCGCTTGAAACCATCGGCGAAACCCGCCTGTCCTACCTGACCTGCTGGCCGCATGTGCGCCCCTGGCATTTCCGCGAAGCGCAGCCTGCCCTGCGCTGCATCCTCGACGCCGAACATGTCGCGCGGCTGCTGTCGGAGGCCGCAGAGGCGCGCGTCTCTGTCCCCACTGTCACCCGTGCCCGGCCCCAAGCGGCCCAGGCCGTCGCAGCGGAGTAGAGCCAATGACAACTCAAACCCAACCCCGCATCCACGCCAAGCAAGAAGACCTCGTACCGCGCATCATGGTCCGCATCATGTTCGGACTGGTCCTGACCATTCTGGGCATCGTCACCGTGGCGACACTCACCGGCCGCGCCCCAGACAGCCAGCCCCCCGTTGGGGCCTTATTGACGGAACGCGCGATCTTTCTGTCCGGTGACGCCTCAGGCGCCGCCCGCGTCCTTGATGAAAACGGGACCCTGCTGGCCGACTTCACCCCGCAAACAGGCGGGTTTGTCGCAGGCATAGAACGCGTCATCGCCCGCGAACGCGGGAAAAGCGGGATCGACATGTCGGCCCCCGTCCTACTACAGTTACGGGAAGGCAATCGCCTCTCGATCACGGACCCCGTCACCGGATGGTCAGCCGAGCTTATGGGCTTTGGCGCCACCAACTCCCGCACCTTCGCCAGGTTGCTGGATAAACCCTAACCCAGAAAGGAAGCCACCTCATGGGACTACTGACAAAGGACTTCGAACGTGCCCCCTGCACGGTTGAAATCAGCCACAAATTCGAAAGCCTGCACGCGCATGTGAAATTCAACAACGGGGCAGTGATCTACCCCGGCGACGAAGTGCAGGTACATGGCGGCGAAATCATGGCCCCCTTCGGAGAAGTGATCTCTGAAGACCGCGAAGCCACGATCATCCGCGCCAGCAAGCTCGAACGCCTCTGGACCCGGCTCACGGGCGATTTCGAGGTCATGGAGCTTTGCGAATTTTCATTCTCTGAGGAGGTCACGCTGTGAACATCCAGAACCCGCAAAAAAGCGACGTCGCCCCCGCTAAACACACGTCCGAAATCACCGACGCCGAAGAAAGCCTGAAGCTGCAGGAAGCGCAATCCGTCGTGGACAGCGAAAGCGCCACCGAAGTCGCGATGCAGAACACGCTGCTGACGCCGCGTTTCTATACCACCGACTTTGATGAGTTGGACGCGATTGATGTCACGCCTGTGCGTGAAGACTGGGACAAGCTGATCGCGCAGATGGTGTCCGACCCCAACAAAGGCCACTTCAAAAAGAACGAAGACTGGGACCATGTTGACTGGGAAAATATGGAGCCGACGCTGAAAAAGGAATTCCTCGATTTTCTGATCAGCTCCTGCACGGCTGAATTCTCGGGCTGCGTACTTTACAAAGAGATGAAACGCCGCGGCAACAACAAGGACATCACGCAACTGTTCCAGCTGATGGCCCGGGATGAGGCCCGCCACGCTGGTTTCATCAATGACGCCCTGCGCGAAGCAGGCGTCGCCGTGAACCTCGGATTTCTGACGCAGAAGAAGAAATACACCTACTTCCGCCCCAAGTTCATCTATTACGCGACCTATCTATCCGAAAAGATCGGCTACGCGCGCTACATCACGATTTTCCGCCATCTGGAAAAGCATCCCGAGCACCGCTTCCATCCGATTTTCAAGTGGTTCGAGGAATGGTGCAACGATGAATTCAGCCACGGCGAAGCCTTTGCCCTGCTGATGAAAACCGACCCCAAACTGACCAGCGGCAAGAACGTGCTGTGGATCAAGTTCTTCCTCACGGCGGTTTATTCAACGATGTATGTGCGCGATCACCAGCGCCCGGCCTTTCACAAAGCCCTTGGCGTGGACCCGGATTGGTACGCCCATGAGGTCTTTACCAAAACCTCTGAGCTGACCAAACAGATCTACCCGATCACGCTGGACATCGAGCACCCCCGCTGGCAGCGCGGCCTTGAGAAAATGCAAAAAGCCAACGCTGATCTGGCGGTTGCGACCAAGGATGGCAAATTTTTTGCCAAGATCGGCGCACAGGCCCGTGCGGTCAGCGCGTTCATCTCACTGATCACGATCCCGGCGAAAAAGCACAAGGTCCCGACCGAGACCCTCATGCGGCCCGCCTACTGAAATGAGCATCTGGTCCGCCGCCCTTCTAGCCCTTTTCGTGTGGTGGTTTTCCACCGGCGCGATCCTGTGGGTGGTCAAGGTGGCGGACCGCAAAGGCGGCAGCGCAGGCTGGCTCGCTACGCTCTGGGGCCTGCCGATGCTGGCGCTCGGCGTGTACGGTTTCCTGAGCACCCTTGGCGACATGTCCGCGCAGGGCGCAGTGCTTGCGTTCCTCTCCGCACTGGCAATCTGGGGCTGGATCGAACTGGCGTTCCTGACAGGTGTCATCACCGGCCCCAACAACTACCCCCTGCCCCCGAATACGCCCGAATGGGAACGCTTCATCCGCGCGTGGGGCACATTGGCCTATCACGAAATGCTGCTGGTTTTCACATTGATCAGCATGTTCCTCGTCGAATGGAACATGATGGCGGGCAATAAATTCGCCACATGGACCTTCGCGGTACTGTTTTTCGCCCGTATCTCGGCAAAACTGAACCTGTTCTGGGGCGTGCCTCGGATCAACGTGGACTTC from Roseobacter litoralis Och 149 encodes the following:
- the puhB gene encoding photosynthetic complex putative assembly protein PuhB; translation: MSHDDFEIEPVEGLPAEPPKGENILWQGRPDWWRLAVESLNVKWVAGYFILLAVWRFVSQLDLLPLGQAIGAAVPFLILGLVTCGMLTLVAVAQARATVYTITDARVAMRIGAALNVTLNIPYTQVGNAMLDLRPGKTGTIALETIGETRLSYLTCWPHVRPWHFREAQPALRCILDAEHVARLLSEAAEARVSVPTVTRARPQAAQAVAAE
- the puhC gene encoding photosynthetic complex assembly protein PuhC, coding for MTTQTQPRIHAKQEDLVPRIMVRIMFGLVLTILGIVTVATLTGRAPDSQPPVGALLTERAIFLSGDASGAARVLDENGTLLADFTPQTGGFVAGIERVIARERGKSGIDMSAPVLLQLREGNRLSITDPVTGWSAELMGFGATNSRTFARLLDKP
- the acsF gene encoding magnesium-protoporphyrin IX monomethyl ester (oxidative) cyclase translates to MNIQNPQKSDVAPAKHTSEITDAEESLKLQEAQSVVDSESATEVAMQNTLLTPRFYTTDFDELDAIDVTPVREDWDKLIAQMVSDPNKGHFKKNEDWDHVDWENMEPTLKKEFLDFLISSCTAEFSGCVLYKEMKRRGNNKDITQLFQLMARDEARHAGFINDALREAGVAVNLGFLTQKKKYTYFRPKFIYYATYLSEKIGYARYITIFRHLEKHPEHRFHPIFKWFEEWCNDEFSHGEAFALLMKTDPKLTSGKNVLWIKFFLTAVYSTMYVRDHQRPAFHKALGVDPDWYAHEVFTKTSELTKQIYPITLDIEHPRWQRGLEKMQKANADLAVATKDGKFFAKIGAQARAVSAFISLITIPAKKHKVPTETLMRPAY
- the puhE gene encoding putative photosynthetic complex assembly protein PuhE, whose protein sequence is MSIWSAALLALFVWWFSTGAILWVVKVADRKGGSAGWLATLWGLPMLALGVYGFLSTLGDMSAQGAVLAFLSALAIWGWIELAFLTGVITGPNNYPLPPNTPEWERFIRAWGTLAYHEMLLVFTLISMFLVEWNMMAGNKFATWTFAVLFFARISAKLNLFWGVPRINVDFLPTALAHLATYFRIRPLNWLFPISVSALTFATACWLERMHGAETQGQIIGFALLSVITALALLEHWVMVLPIPDEKLWRWMLPAPKQPTPKATTLKGGHHGL